The sequence AAAATTCGTTGGACTTTAAACTCTTCAGAAAGCCAACGGATGGTCACCAATACGTACATTTCACCTCAATGCACCCACCGGCATTGCTTAAAAGCATCCCATACTCACAACTCCTGCGTATACGACGTAATACCACACACATTAAGGATTTCGATAACGAAGCCGCAATGTTATTACAAAGACTCGACAGGAGGGGTTATCCGGCCCATCTACTATTAACAGCCTTCAAAAAAACACTATATAAAAGGAGAAGAACTCTGTTACACCCATCCAGGCCCAATCAAACTGAAGAGGGATTTACCTTTATTACAAAATACGAtctaggaaaagaaaaaaccacaaGAAAAGCACTCAACTACCTGTGGAAAGAAATATCCAAGGAATTAGAAATATACAACACCTACATGGAAAATCAAATACCATTAGATCCACCGCGCATAGCTTACCAAGTGGCCAAAAGAATAGGCGACGGGTTAGGAAAACAATATAAACAAGGAGCACAGGACAACCCCCCTCCTTGAAATAATGGAGCTGGCAAGCCATCTTCCGCCTATGTAGCATAGACGGACAGACTGGAATAACCAGGCATATTTCAGGAGGACCTTGAACGACGAGcccagggatcgaacccgggTTGTCGGTATGCGTTGCCAGTGTGGTGGCTACTGACCCACACGGCACATCATTTTCTAACTCAGTTTATGTTTCCGACCAACTAATCCTGGATGCTGACACCCTCTTTCTTTCAAAGCTCAGAATATTATGAACCACATAATTTATAAATAACACATATAAAAACAGACGCGGCTTTTCGCCTTAGAACACTTTCGTGGACGTCTGCCAGGGGAGGGAATATCCACGCCGTGATTGTGGCTCGGGTCCGTAAGGTCCCACAGTTTAGAGTCGTGCACCCGCCGTAACTTTAAGGAACCAATGCCGTCCGCTACAACGGGCACCAAGATCCTCTCAGCTCGACTTCGGGCCGTCCATGAGCGTTTGATCACAGCATATGCCCCAGTGGCGGTAGCGGCTCCCCACTTTTACATGGTTCGCGCCCCTGGGGACACACACGGTGGCTACTACTCATTAGCCTTAGACTTTTTTGGCAGAATCGCCTATGTCACCCACCATTTAAGCGGTgtctccgagattcgaacccggccCTTCTGGATACTATTCCAGTGCACTACCATttgtgctaagtgacatatcaacCAGCTAACATATTTGTGACCACTATGTTGGACTCTAGGCACTCTGAGCCTTAAACACATTTGTTTCTgggataaaaacatttcttggaCATCAATTGGGACCAGCCCACCTGGTTCCATGATAATCTGGAATTGGACgcaccgggattcgaacccggacgttctgaacacgagttcagcgctctaccaaccgagctacttgacatatcaacaaataaactttttgttagtcactatattggacttcgGGTATAACCAAGGTAAACTTCAAAATACGGGAATAACATATAAACGTACGTGCTTGTACACATGCCAGTTGCACCGGAATAAATTATATGACCATCGAAACAAATCGAAACGACTACTAAAGGTcattacatataatctttaaactggcctacctaacctgacaggcggcctAAACATTCCTGGatctaggaaaaatatcacagAATACCGGCTCCGCCGGAATAAAATCCTACGACCTCGGacacaaatagaaacgattattatttcacatataatctttaaactggcctacctaacccgACAGGCGGTCTAAAAATTCCCGGATCTAGGTCAAAATATCACAGAATACCGGCTCCGCCGGAATAAAATTCTACGACCTCGgacgcaaatagaaacgattattatttcacatataatctttaaactggcctacctaacctgacaggcggtctcAACATTCCCAGatctaggaaaaatatcacagAATACCGGCTCTGCCGGAATAAAAATTCTACGACCTCGGACGCAAACAGAAAAGATTAGATAATCTAAAATTGGATCcactgggatttgaacccggacgTCCTGAACACGAGATCAGCGCTcttccaactgagctacttgacatatcagccaacaaactttgtgttagtcactatattggacttctggtataaccaatgtaaatttcaaaatcgattctggcaaagcttgaaaaatgaaacctgCAATAATCGACCTCTTTTCGGGATAATCTGGAATTGGAtccaccgggaattgaacccggacgttctgaacacgagttcagcgctcttccgactgagctacttgacatatcagccaataaactttttgttggtcactatattggacttctgGTGTAACCAATGCAAATGTAAAAATACAGGGAATACCGCAGATACGTACGTGCCTGTACACATACCGGTTGTGCCGGAATAGATTATATGGccgctgaaataaataaaaacgactactagttttttacatttaatctttaaactggcctacctaacctgacaggcgggctaaaaacattcaaaaccggatttaggaaaaatatcatagaacaccggcgtcgccggaataATTCTATGGCCCTAGACGCAAATAGAAACAATTATTATTGCACACATAAtcatcgatcctggcaaaaACTTGGAAAACGACTCGATCAAACCCGCAGTAACGAaccaggcaaaattcttcaaaatcgatcctggcacaACTTGGAAAAATACCAGACTAAACCTACAGTAAAAGAAtcagtaaaaattattcaaaattgatCCTGGTAAGGCTTGGAGGACGACCAGATCGGTTCTGCAGTGGCGGACccaccgggattcgaacccggacgttctgaacacgagttcagcgctctaccaactgagctaattgACATGTCGAccaatacattttttgttagttACTATATTGGACTTCGGGTATAACCaatgcaaatttcaaaatacggGGAATACCGCATAAACGTAGGTAACGAATCGGTAAAAACCTACAAAATCAACCCTGGCAAAGctcggaaaacgaccagatcaaaccagcagtaacgaatcaagcaaaattcttcaaaatcgatcctggcaaagcttggaaaatattttccagcaacacaaaaaatacgaaaacggcattttttaattatccgacggtcgacaactggccaccggcagcaaaccagtAGGGAAAGCGGATAAAActgaactccctcgcggacattacgaccgcccgggatagccttagagcccgggaggatcagggaatgacgggttcggcgagaacggttaATCTTGCGCCCAATACTCGGCCCGCCCAACCGGACCTTATTTAGACCAGACGATACAgcttaaacaaaaaagctcacaattttaagccgaaaatgtattcatgggacacgccgtaattccacggcttttatttattttacaaaaaacataaaaaacctttcaaaaaaatataaaatatggacgacatatcttggattagtgcaaccaccacatgaatccaatacggAACGTTCTGGAAGATTCTAGAACGTCCTGGAAGGTTCGAGAAAaatcctcgaacgcccgcgatttattaaTTGACACTATTGTCTGCCCAACCCACGGGGTattccttaccccctgaactttaaacgccaccgctgcgaatctgggtatataaacccccgacgtttatcgttcctacatcattcgactacacgAGAGCCACGAacagctcgttccggaatagtctacTAAGTATCTTTTTGCACTTTTTGGTATacctttttgtttaatttttttgtcgtaTCCAATTAAGTGCTTTGTTCGCGTCGTGTCTGGCTCCCCCAAGAGTCGGCACATGGTTTGCGGTTTTTTACTACTCCAACCATTCGACTACACGAGAGCCACGAacagctcgttccggaatagtctacTAAGTATCTTTTTGCACTTTTTGGTATacctttttgtttaatttttttgtcgtaTCCAATTAAGTGCTTTGTTCGCGTCGTGTCTGGCTCCCCCAAGAGTCGGCACATGGTTTGCGGTTTTTTACTACTCCAGccaatcgaacccgggcctcccGTGTGCCTCCTGGAGACGTTCCAGACGAGCCATATGATCACACTAACGGAATCATGGCTTAGATACTCATATTACGAACCATATAATCTACAATGAACATATACATAAAAACAGACGCGGCTTTTCGCCTTAGAACACTTTCGTGGACGTCTGCCAGGGGAGGGAATATCCACGCCGTGATTGTGGCTCGGGTCCGTAAGGTCCCACAGTTTAGAGTCGTGCACCCGCCGTAACTTTAAGGAACCAATGCCGTCCGCTACAACGGGCACCAAGATCCTCTCAGCTCGACTTCGGGCCGTCCATGAGCGTTTGATCACAGCATATGCCCCAGTGGCGGTAGCGGCTCCCCACTTTTACATGGTTCGCGCCCCTGGGGACACACACGGTGGCTACTACTCATTAGCCTTAGACTTTTTTGGCAGAATCGCCTATGTCACCCACCATTTAAGCGGTgtctccgagattcgaacccggccCTTCTGGATACTATTCCAGTGCACTACCATttgtgctaagtgacatatcaacCAGCTAACATATTTGTGACCACTATGTTGGTCTCTAGGCACTCTGAGccttaaacacatttttttctgggataaaaacatttcttggaCATCAATTGGGACCTGCCCACCTGGTTCCATGAGAATCTGGAATCGGACgcaccgggattcgaacccggacgttctgaacacgagttcagcgctctaccaaccgagctacttgacatatcaacaaataaactttttgttagTTACTATATTGGACTTCGGGTATAACCAAGGTAATCTTCAAAATACGGGAATACCATATAAACGTACGTGCTTGTACACATGCCAGTTGCACCGGAATAAATTATATGACCATCGAAACAAATCGAAACGACTACTAAAGGTcattacatataatctttaaactggcctacctaacctgacaggcggtctaaaCATTCCTGGatctaggaaaaatatcacggAATACCGGCTCCGCCGGAATAAAATCCTACGACCTCGGacacaaatagaaacgattattatttcacatataatctttaaactggcctacctaacccgACAGGCGGTCTAAAAATTCCCGAATCTAGGTCAAAATATCACAGAATACCGGCTCCGCCGGAATAAAATTCTACGACCTCGgacgcaaatagaaacgattattatttcacatataatctttaaactggcctacctaacctgacaggcggtctcAACATTCCCAGatctaggaaaaatatcacagAATACCGGCGCTGCCGGAATAAAAATTCTACGACCTCGGACGCAAACAGAAAAGATTAGATAATCTAAAATTGGATCcactgggatttgaacccggacgCTCTGAGCACGAGTTCGGCGCTcttccaactgagctacttgacataccagccaacaaactttgtgttagtcactatattggacttctggtataaccaatgtaaatttcaaaatcgattctggcaaagcttgaaaaatgaaacctgCAATCGACCTCTTTTCGGGATAATCTGGAATTGGatctaccgggaattgaacccggacgttctgaacacgagttcagcgctcttccaactgagctacttgacatatcagccaacaaactttgtgttagtcactatattggacttctggtataaccaatgtaaatttcaaaatcgattctggcaaagcttgaaaaatgaaacctgCAATAATCGACCTCTTTTCGGGATAATCTGGAATTGGAtccaccgggaattgaacccggacgttctgaacacgagttcagcgctcttccgactgagctacttgacatatcagccaataaactttttgttggtcactatattggacttctgGTGTAACCAATGCAAATGTCAAAATACAGGGAATACCGCAGATACGTACGTGCCTGTACACATACCGGTTGTGCCGGAATAGATTATATGGccgctgaaataaataaaaacgactactagttttttacatttaatctttaaactggcctacctaacctgacaggcgggctaaaaacattcaaaaccggatttaggaaaaatatcatagaacaccggcgtcgccggaataATTCTATGGCCCTAGACGCAAATAGAAACAATTATTATTGCACACATAAtcatcgatcctggcaaaaCTTGGAAAACGACTCGATCAAACCCGCAGTAACGAaccaggcaaaattcttcaaaatcgatcctggcacaACTTGGAAAAAATACCAGACTAAACCTACAGTAAAAGAAtcagtaaaaattattcaaaattgatCCTGGTAAGGCTTGGAGGACGACCAGATCGGTTCTGCAGTGGCGGACccaccgggattcgaacccggacgttctgaacacgagttcagcgctctaccaactgagctaattgACATGTCGAccaatacattttttgttagttACTATATTGGACTTCGGGTATAACCaatgcaaatttcaaaatacggGGAATACCGCATAAACGTAGGTAACGAATCGGTAAAAACCTACAAAATCAACCCCGGCAAAGctcggaaaacgaccagatcaaaccagcagtaacgaatcaagcaaaattcttcaaaatcgatcctggcaaagcttggaaaatattttccagcaacacaaaaaatacgaaaacggcattttttaattatccgacggtcgacaactggccaccggcagcaaaccagtAGGGAAAGCGGATAAAActgaactccctcgcggacattacgaccgcccgggatagccttagagcccgggaggatcagggaatgacgggttcggcgagaacggttaATCTTGCGCCCAATACTCGGCCCGCCCAACCGGACCTTATTTAGACCAGACGATACAgcttaaacaaaaaagctcacaattttaagccgAAAATGTATTCATGGGACATGCCGTAATTCCacggcttttatttattttacaaaaaacataaaaaacctttcaaaaaaatataaaatatggacgacatatcttggattagtgcaaccaccacatgaatccaatacggAACGTTCTGGAAGATTCTAGAACGTCCTGGAAGGTTCGAGAAAaatcctcgaacgcccgcgatttattaaTTGACACTATTGTCTGCCCAACCCACGGGGTattccttaccccctgaactttaaacgccaccgctgcgaatctgggtatataaacccccgacgtttatcgttcctacatcattcgactacacgAGAGCCACGAacagctcgttccggaatagtctaaGTATCCTCCGCCTCTTTTGGTAtaccaaacttttttgtttaatttttttgttaaaatgtaTCCAAAACAGGTGTTTCTGCTCGCGTCGTGTCTGGCTTCCCATAGTCGGCACTTGGTTTGCGGAATTTCGCCACTCTACCCAACTTCTCTTCCTTCACTTGAATTACCGCCCGACGCCTTAGCCACAACTGGACatcgcagcaccagcagcctgGATCTACCTCCTGCTAGGACCATCTTTCCAGCTGAGATAGAGCCACACCAATCGAAGGAGCCCTTTCTACAATTGACGTCGCTCCCGGCCCGTCTGCAATCCGAGACAACGCCGTCACTTACCTTCTCTTTACTTCTGGAAAAACCTCATTCTGTAGGTCGATAACACaaacccacttttttttctgtgttgcaTTCCTGGCCTGTGTATTGTACACTCCCAGTCGAATTTTTTACTCTTTCCTGGCTTGGCAATACGCCCCCAGTTGATAAACCctttacatattttttgataaaaatattgtgtACTCTGtaccataaaaattaaaattaattgtttttaataaaacacCCCTCtaatatagagagagaacccAGGATGGCCCACACGAACGAAAACATCATCAGAGCAGAGGCCATTGTAAAAGACTGCTTCACTGCCTCGCTCCTAGCCGGAGATCGGAACGGCATCCGCGAGAGACTCTCCCGGATTCTCCCAGCAGGAGCTTATCCACTCTGCAACCTCCGGAGCGGATATGATCCTACCCAATCCGGGCCCTCCGGATCTGGATATACAACTCGACATCAACCCATGAGACGCCGGGGAGCTCCATATGGAGCCAGACCTCCACCATCCATTCCGATGGCTTACCTCTCAGTCGCCCAGCGAGACGAACTGCAACAACTGGAGCAAGAAAAAAGCAGACAAATATTAGCCCGGGCTGAAGCACGGGAAGCTGGCAGCTTCATCGCTCAAGAGGAGCGCCGACTGGCTACCATGGCGAATATCAATCTACAACAGGCCGAATTGGACCGCCAAAAAGCGGCTCTCCAACGTCCACCATCATTCATCCCTGGAAAACGGAATGCATTCAGCCCAGGGCAGCAAACGTCATCACTGACTCCACAGATCCCACTGctaaaaattacaattccGGCCACTTCAACTACGGATGCTGAAAGCCAACTCCTTGCATCACCAAGCAAGGATGTTACAATGAAAGACAAAATTTCTGATCGGTCCGAAGAACTTTTTGGCCGGAATACACCACTTACCATTTCTGATGATGTAACACtcacaaaataaccaaaaaaataataaatggcaCTAGCAACAACTACCTTGTTCACCCAATGCATTGATTCTATTACAAAAAAGCAAGTGTCATGGTAGCCCGGTACTGACCGGGGAGGTCTTCCCCAGTGGGGTGACCCCGTTCGGCATCACTGGGCGTCCCCAGGAGGCTTC comes from Daphnia pulicaria isolate SC F1-1A chromosome 11, SC_F0-13Bv2, whole genome shotgun sequence and encodes:
- the LOC124315847 gene encoding uncharacterized protein LOC124315847; its protein translation is MAHTNENIIRAEAIVKDCFTASLLAGDRNGIRERLSRILPAGAYPLCNLRSGYDPTQSGPSGSGYTTRHQPMRRRGAPYGARPPPSIPMAYLSVAQRDELQQLEQEKSRQILARAEAREAGSFIAQEERRLATMANINLQQAELDRQKAALQRPPSFIPGKRNAFSPGQQTSSLTPQIPLLKITIPATSTTDAESQLLASPSKDVTMKDKISDRSEELFGRNTPLTISDDVTLTK